Within the Amaranthus tricolor cultivar Red isolate AtriRed21 chromosome 15, ASM2621246v1, whole genome shotgun sequence genome, the region AGTATGTAAAATAGGTGTTTAACTACTTATAATATGTAAAGTaggtatttaatattttataaagtaTGTTTTTATGGTATGTCAAGTATGTAGATGTTTATCTTTTTTCGTAAATACTTATTTCATATATCATACATGCTTATTTCATATATCATAAAGTTTGTTTTTATGGTATTTATAGTAGGTGTCAATTACGtgtaaagtaaatatttatagtatGTAAAATAGATATTTATGATATGCAAATAAAGTATTTATGGTATATTAAGTAGATGTTTATCTTTTTTCgtgtttttttttccttttttttttgttttgggcTGGCTCAGAGAGCTGGTCTTTTACCGTCACTTTTAACAAATtagatataaatttttattttaagtctaGTAGGCCCTTTTTTCCCAAAACCAAAGGTTCTAATTCTATGCCTCTTCCCCAACCTTATTCTTTTTCAAGAGAAGATTCTCTATttacttgcaagttgcaacatCAATAAGGATCCACTTTTAGTTCCTTACAGTCATTAGATGTTCATGCTAAGAGGCTTGGATTAGTGGTGCTTAGCTTTTTAGACTGATGACGATTTCCTAtgtttgtcttttatttttatgcgagatagtttagaaaattcatacATACAAACTAAAGAaggtgttaattttttttttgtaagtgGAACTTTTGTTAATAACCCAACATTCTCTAACTAATGCATTTAATTATGTCCCAAGAAAGGCTAAAAAGTATTATGATAACTGCGAACAATATGCTCTACAAAAACAGTttaaatagctgttcgcagttagtaactccgaacagccccaaacctcaagtttgaaaattttacgcttatttttggaataaagttgaaacttatactattttattcttttttttttttgataaattgccttatgcatttcaaattttctcattctACATTCTACAAGTTATTTTCCAAATTGGAGTTTCAGTTCATCCGAATCCCCAACTTGCTTCTTCCTCTACTATACTTCTGCTAATTGGTACGTCTCCTCATCAATTTTTCATCCCTTTCATCAACAATTGTTATGGAATTCAAGTTATGTTCAATCCGAGTTGAGTATTTTCTGGACTTATGTCTGGCTAATCAAAACTACGTTGATTTTTGTTGGTTTCAGTTAATACTATGCAGCTGTGATTAAtcttttttgtgattttgtcaTTTATCTTTATCTGTCTTACGGATTTCATTTGCGAACTTCAAGAATGATTTTCTTTTGAGTGCAAAAAAAGATAGGGGGCTAATTGTTTGGAATTTGGATGAAGTATTTGATAATAGGATTTTcctttttgttaatttaatttagaaTGATGTATTTTTTACATTGAGCATCAAACTAAGCTGCTAAACAAAAATTTAGATCAAAATGGGGTAAGTGAGAGGAAAACAAATGGATGTTGGGCAGTTTGGTTGATTCTCCCCTAAAATCCAAAATTTGGGTGGTTCATGGATAAATAAGGTTGAGTTGTGAGCAAGAGTGTTGTGAGGTGTGTAAATTTATCTTATGAGAGCTCCACAAACAATGAGTATGGGTGGGTGTGTCTTTGTAATCTGAGTGTGTTGTGTGGACAATGGAAGCAATCCCCAAAACAattaaagaaacaaagtataATTCAAGAACAACAAAGAAAACACACCAAGAATTAACCTGGTTCACTATCAATACGATAACTATGTCCACAGACACCAAAAGCTTTAATTTCACTATTTAATTTCactattgaacaatgaagattacAAAGATGAATCTTAAAAAACTGTCTAATGGCGgctctctttttctctctttagGGGTATATATAGTAAGCCTCTCTTGAATAGAAATTAGATAACATTAAAACGAATAACCACTCAGGAAAAACAAGAAAACGGTCTAGCGCACATTAAGTCGACACGGCGTTCCCCTAGACCAAGAAACACCGACACGATGTTCTCTTTTGAAAACTGCACTCCAAGATCAGAACATAAAGCCGAGTAAGCTTTTTCCCAAGGCCACAAAAACGCCGACTCAGCGTTTGCTTCTGAAACAAACTATCAGTTCAATACCAAACAACCACTCACCTATTCCCTAGACTCCACCAACGCGGACTCGGCCTTGGCCACAAGAACACACCCTAAATCTTTTATTCATCTTCATGCCTTAGACTCAGTTTGAGCCATAGGGTAAAAACAAGTCTGCATCGCATCGCATAgaccgcgttgtaaaggttttcaaaataaatgaacCAATATTTtccgcattgtaaaggtgtaaaaaaaatgCATTTTGGGCCTTATTAACGGTATCTTATGGTTTTGACCTTGTTTTCAGAGTAAAAAAatgtaaaggtgtaaaatcaGCTATAGTTTATTAGTCGTTTGCCAAATACCCCTTTTGTTTTCGGAGTTGAGGGATTTTGTTAAAATACTCATTATTTTTGACATTGTTTGACATTCGCACATTACATCTTATCTTGTGTTATTTTTGGtagttatgattttatttggaaatttagAATCGACTCAAATTTAGTATTTGGcaaatctaaaaaaattaaattttaattaaagttaagaatttgaataagaatttgagaatgattttcaaattcttcAGCAATGgattcataattgaaatctatgATTTGAAAGAATTACTTGTTCTCAAACACAACTGGTGGAGATTTACATTTAACtcatattttaatttactttcgTATGTGTTCCCCTTTGATGCAGGGTTACTCCACCCAGCAGCAAAAGATTCTTCACTTGATCAAGAACAGCCTGATAGACATAGTCCCTCTATTTCAGCTATGGCACCCGTTCAGCCGTCTCTTCCACATACTGTTTCGCCTGCTGAGTTCCCAGGTTCAGTTCCTTTAGCTTCAGCTATTCCACCCGTAAACCAACCACCTATCCCACACGCATTGCCACAACCATCTCCAAATGTGGGCGGAGAATTACCTTCTTTTCCTGTATTCCCTGCTGGTCTAATACCCGGAATGGTAAGAAAAAAGCAGATTGGAGGCGGTGTACCCTACGCTTCAATAAATCCCCTAGACATTCCAATTCTCATTCGACCATCTGATGTACCAGAATCTGTTATTTTGGAAAGAGTGTCTAAATTTTTTAAGGCAATAGGCGAGGTCAACCCTTCAGAAGGTCCTATGAGTGGATCTGATCAGCGAGATTCTCCTGTCCGAAAGGGAGGAGCTTGTATCTCTCCACCGTCAACCTTGCAAACAGGTGCGGAGAAAGAAACCGAAGCTGGATCGTTGGGCTCTGGAAGGCTAGGCCTTGGAGCTCCCACAATTCCAAGCGAAGCAAACCAATATGATGACGTTTATTCAAGTTATCGTAAACAGATAAGCGCCAACTACCATATGTCATTGGCTGTTAAGGCAGGGTCAAAATAAGCCATAGTAGAGAATTATTGTGCTAAGTGATCAAGTGTAGTAGAGTAGATAACAGAGTGATATTTTGAGTTAGATGTCAAAGTAATCTAATTGTGGATGCAAGCCACTGGATGGTTCATTCAGTCATTCTTCAGTTTTACAATTTTGATATATGAAATTGCATTTCCGTGATAGGATTTTGGCTTCCCTTGATgattttcattgttaattgcATTACATCACATGGACTCTTTTTTCCCAAAAAATAATGCCTCTAATTTCTCAAAACTCCGCTATAATGACACTAAATTTTAAGTCTCCAAATACTGTGTACATACGACTGGTATTTATGTCGTACTTAGCATCGACATTGTCGGTAGTTTTTAGTTGATTAATCGATGTTATCGATTTTATTTGAGAGCTgagacaaattaaattttttcttcgttctgaaatacttgctacattatgattattgacactatttatcatttaaacttattatatatataaatgatcaaaataacacattgaattgcgtaaaaagtcaaactagCAAGTATGATGAAACGGGGGAAGTAtaaatcttaatttttattcatcgttttgtgtataaattttttgtttacaagTTTAAACATATAAGTAACATACAATTATACTTCTACATAATAAAATGTTTGTCCCTTTGAATTTTATTGTTGAAAATGACATATTATAAAgtgaaatattattttcaatagcAAACTCAAAATACAAGATgagtatataatatttatagatACCATAATTATGTTTTATACTATCAaaacattaactaaaaaatacttCATATTTTAAACCTCCATTCAAACTAATAGCAATAATTTTtaagagaaaataataaaaaaattcacatttatAAATGTCCATTGTTTGTAATTTGTACGGTTTATAAACTTCTACAAGTAGTAAGTATAGCACCCCTAAGGCCCTATTACAAAAACCTGGAACCTTTAACCTTTCCTctcccctccccccccccccacccGTCCTTTTCCCTCAAACACAAACCTACAAAAAATGGCGGGAAATTTTGGCGCCATAAATTCCAAAATAATTCCCAAAAACCCGACCCTATTTAAACCACTTTACCACCCTTCGTTATTGTTCAATTTTACTTCCAAACCCTTGTTCCAATCTTCTTACCATCGAGGTTACTTCTCCATAACAATGGCGGAAAACAACCCTAAAACTCAAAGCCCAGAAATCAAAGAACCTACAACTAAACTCCAAAAGATTGAGACCCATGAAAATCAAAATGGTAACAATCAATCCTTTAATACTGTCTCCTTCTTCAAGGTCAAAAAACACTCTGAAAAGGCTGTTATTCCTTCTCGAGGCTCCCTTCTTTCTGCCGGCTACGATCTCTCCAggttttttcaatttctttcGTTTTCCCCCTTTAAATTCGTATTATATTTCTATTGTTttgaagctaattttgtgggtAACCGTAACCCCGCAGTGCGGTAGATACGAAGGTACCAGCAAGAGGAAAAGCATTGGTTGCTACTGATTTGAGTATCGCTGTTCCTCCAGGAACCTATGCTAGAGTTGGTACGTACTCCTGATTATTGTTTGTTAATGTTGCTCTTTGGAACATTTTGTCGAACACTTAGTGTGCTCTGttggttatttttactttttaagtaTTTGGTCGATTCAATAGTAAAGAAGATGCCCAACTGATCTGAATTTACATACTTTGATCAGAAAAGATGAAATATCTCttaaattcttcatttttcctGAGATTTTGATAGTTAAAAACGAACCTAAATTTGTTTTCAATAATAAGTAATAAGCATTAAAAAGAACTAAATATTAAGGTTGCGTATATAAGTAAAATGGTTGTAGTTCAGAGTTATGATTTCAACATagtaactaataaaataatttctacATAATGCATCAATATGGTGAATAGGATGATTGCATCACTTGCCCTAAAATGTtgataatttgataattaagagTTGTGAAAATAAAGAGGGAAAAGAAAGGGGAACTCATTTAATAATGTGAAACTTGCAGCACCCAGATCAGGACTAGCATGGAAACAATCCATAGATGTGGGAGCAGGAGTGATTGATGCAGATTACAGAGGACCTGTTGGTGTGATTTTATTCAATCATTCTGATGTTGATTTCGAGGTGAAGACCGGAGATCGCATTGCTCAGCTGATAATCGAAAAGATCATAACTCCTGATGTTGTGGAGGTCGATGATTTGGACTCTACTGACAGGGGAGCAAGTGGGTTTGGTTCTACTGGTGTTTAAATTATGTACGGCTTGAATTAAGGTTTTAA harbors:
- the LOC130801380 gene encoding uncharacterized protein LOC130801380, whose translation is MAPVQPSLPHTVSPAEFPGSVPLASAIPPVNQPPIPHALPQPSPNVGGELPSFPVFPAGLIPGMVRKKQIGGGVPYASINPLDIPILIRPSDVPESVILERVSKFFKAIGEVNPSEGPMSGSDQRDSPVRKGGACISPPSTLQTGAEKETEAGSLGSGRLGLGAPTIPSEANQYDDVYSSYRKQISANYHMSLAVKAGSK
- the LOC130801325 gene encoding deoxyuridine 5'-triphosphate nucleotidohydrolase, which translates into the protein MAGNFGAINSKIIPKNPTLFKPLYHPSLLFNFTSKPLFQSSYHRGYFSITMAENNPKTQSPEIKEPTTKLQKIETHENQNGNNQSFNTVSFFKVKKHSEKAVIPSRGSLLSAGYDLSSAVDTKVPARGKALVATDLSIAVPPGTYARVAPRSGLAWKQSIDVGAGVIDADYRGPVGVILFNHSDVDFEVKTGDRIAQLIIEKIITPDVVEVDDLDSTDRGASGFGSTGV